TCGGTGATGTCGGGGGCGTTCATGAGCGGGGTTCGCTGACGAGCGCGGGGTGCGTTGCCGGCGCGACGCCGGCGAGGGACGGCAGCGGTTCGGGGTAACCCGGCTTCCAGGTGGCGTCGATCCCGAGCGGGCCGCGCGGAGCGCTCCAGGCGCCACGCGTCTCCATGCCGGCCGCCACCAGATCGCGCGCGCAATCGAAGCGCGTGAACCAGCCCCACAGCAATTCGGCGTCGTCATCGAGCGCGAAGTCGGCGCTCACCGCCACGATCAGGGGAAGCTGTGAGTACTCGGCGCGGCGCACCAGACGCTCGACCACTTCGCGGCCCGCGGTCGTGCCGGGTGCGACGGCGCTCGTCACCTCCCATCCCGCCTGATCCCCGCCCACTTGCCCGCGCACCTGCACCACCAGCACGCCGCCCCAGGCGAGCCGCCACGCGGCGACGCGATCGTCGAAGCGGCGCGGGTCGGCGAGCTCGCCGACGGGTGCGCGTGGCGCGCCTCGCGAAGGCTCGTCGCCGGGCGCGACGCCGGCCGAGCCCACGCGGCGCGAGTGCGATTGCGCATCCAGCACCATCTTGCTGCCAAGATTCATGGTGTAGCTGGTGAAGTCGAGCGTGTCGAGCGGCACTCCGGGAAGCAGCAGGAAATCCTCACTCGCGTCGAAATTGTGCGCCAGCGCTTCGAACACCGCGCGGCGATCGCTCGGATTCACGCCGCCGTCCACCAGCACGACGCACTTGGTGAGCGAGAGCTGGCCGGTGCCGAGCAGGCCGAGCGCGGTCTTCTTCGCCTCGCGCGCGAAGCGGTTCTCGACCGACACCACCAGCAGATTGTGGAAGCCGGCCTCGAAGTAGGCCCATAGATCGACGATCTCGGGGTGAACCACGCGGAGCACACCGGTGAACATCTCCTGAACCGCTTCGCCCATCCATTTGTCTTCCTGCGGCGGCCGCCCCACCACGCTGGCCTGGAACACCGGCGACTTGCGACTCGTGATCTCGCGCACGTGGAACACCGGGAACGGCGCGGCGTGCGAGTAGTGGCCGAAGTGGTCGCCGAACGGGCCTTCGAGCCGCCGCTCGCCGAACGGCACCTGGCCCTCGATGACGAACTCGGCGTCCGCCGGAACCCAGGCATCCACGGTGATGGCGCGCGCGAGGCGCGTGGGCCGCCCGCGCAGGAAGCCCGCGAACGCCAGCTCGTCGATCCCCTCGGGCAGCGGCGCCACCGCGGCGAGCAGCGTCGCCGGATCGGCGCCGACCGCCACCGCCACGTCGAGACCGCGCCCCAGGCGCTCGGCGGCGGCGTAATGGAGTCCGCCGCCCTTCCCGATCTGCCAGTGCATGCCGGTGGTCTTGTGATCGAACACCTGCATGCGGTAGATGCCGAGGTTGCGCGCGTCGCTTTCGGGATGCCGGGTGAACACCAGCGGGAAGGTGACGAAGCGGCCGCCGTCGCGCGGCCAGAGCTGAAGGACCGGCAGCGCGTCGAGATCGGGGCCGAGCGAGCGCACCTGCGAGGGCGGCGGTTCGCTCACCCACGCGCGCCAGCCGTCGAGGCGTTCGGGCCGCGCGGCCAGAATCCGCGCGGCCGACCCGCGCAGCTTCCACAGATCACCCATCTCGCGCGGCGGCAGCGCGTGGAGCAGCGCCTCGAGCTCGGCGCCAATGCTCCTGGGCGAGCGGCCGAGCGCCCACTCGATGCGGCGCGAAGCGGCCAGCACGTTGACCGCGAGCGGGAGCTTCGAGCCGCGCACCTTCTCGAACAGCAGCGCCGGACCTTCGGCGCGCGCCTCGCGCGCCGCGATCTCGGTCACCTCGCCGTTCCAGTCCACCTCGCGCGTCACGCGCTTCAGGTCGTGGCGGCGCGACAGCTCGGCAAGGAAGTCCGACAGCGTGCGATAGCCGCTCATGGCGTTCTCAGCAGCTCGTCGGCGAACAACTTGGCGAACACGTAGGCGCACTGCATGGGATTGGCGCCGATCGACGAAGGGAACACGCTGGTGTCGGCGACGTACAGGCCGCGAACGCCCCACACGCGGTGGTGCGTGTCCACCACGCTGCCCTCGCGCTTCGAGCCCATCTTGTCGCTCGATTGCAGATGCGACGAGGTGACCACCGTGCAGTTGGGCACGAAGCGCAGCCGCTCGCCGAGGCCCCGCACCTGACTGGAATCGGTGAGCACGCAGCCGTCGCCCTGTTCGTTGCTCAATCCGCCCGCCGGCTCGTACGAAGGAATGAACACCTCGAGCGCGCCGGCGCGGAACATGACGCGCGCCGCTTCCTCGACCGCGAAGCCGAGGCGCGCGCGGTCGCGCGCCGTCAGATCGTAATGGATCACCGGCTCGCCGCGCGGATCGAGCGTGATGCGATTGTCGGGCGAGGATGTGTCGATCAGCATGGCACCGAAGCCCGCGAGATTCCGGTAGTGCGAGACCACGTCGAAGATCAGGCGGCCCGAGCCGGCGGTCATGAGCGCCGCGTAGGCGGGCGGCGCCGACATGGCTTCGAACATGAATCCGCGCGTCACCGCGAAATCGTCGACGTGGACCGTGGCCGGCGTGCCGCGCTCGGCATCCACCGTTTCGGCAAAACGGCCGATCACCGGCACCGACGGGTGCGCCACGATCCCGCGGCCGATGTCGGGATCGTCGAGATTCGAGCGCAGCAGGATGGCCGCCGAGCCCAGGGTGCCGGCGCACAGGATCACGCGATCGGCGGCGACGCGCAGGGTCTCGCCGGCGGTGAGGCCGAGATGGAGCGGATCCGCGATCACCGCGGGTGAGTTCCACGGCGCCCGAGCCACGAATTCGACGCCGCGGGCCACGCGTTCGGCGCCGGCGTGCTCGGTGAGCACGCGCGTGACGTGCGCGTCGGGCACCAGCGCCAGCGGCGCGGTGCGCGACTCGATCGCTTCGAGCAGCAGCCCGCTCACCGACGAGCGCTTGTCCGATCCGGGCGTGGGCCAGGCGCCCGGCGGATAGGTGTTGAGCTCGTAGAGCGCGGGGTGGAGCCCTTCGCGCGTCGCGCCTTCCCACAGCACGCGATTGTTGCGGTTGATCTCGGCGGCCGAGGGAGCCCGCGTCAGCAGGCGCATCTTCACCCAGTTGTCGGCGGCGATCAGCGAATCCGACTCGAACTGGTGCGGCGCGATCCGTCCGGCCGCGCGCCACGATTCGATCTGATGCCGAACGCTTTCGTGATCGGGCGAATAGACCAGATCGATGTTGACGGTGGTGCCGCCGCCCACCGCCTCGGCGTTGTTGAACAACACGCTGCCACTCTCCGACGGGCGCCGGCCCTGGGACTCGAGCAGCGCGGGCAGCGCGCGCGTGTCCATCGCGCCGGGAATCACGAACGAGCCTTGCTCGAGCAGCACGACCTGATGCCCGGCGCGCTGCAGTTCGTGCGCCAGCACCGAGCCGGAGGGACCGCTGCCCACGATCACGTCGTCGATGCGGCCCTCGCGCGCGACCAGCGCGTGCATGCGCGCATCGTGCGTGAGCCAGCTCGGCGGAAAGTGCGGCGGCTCGGGAGCGCTCGCGCCCGGCGGCGCGCCGGATTCGCCGGCTCCCGGGCGATCGGCGGACACGCTGTCGAGCCCGGCGATCGCGCGCCCGACCTGCGAGGCGTAGACGCCGGTGAGACACGTGTTGCGCAGCCGCATGCCGGCGCGACGCACCTCATTGCGATCGTCGCGCAGCAGCGCGACCAGCGCGCTCTCGCGATCGCCGAGCGAGCGGCGTTCGAACGCGGGCGCGGCGCTCCGCGGGTCTCGAGCCGCGCGCGAGGTGCGCTCGCGCACCAGCGCGAGATCGCCGAGCAGATCGGAGGATCGCCGGACCCGCATCCAGGTCGCGTCGCGAAGCACCGGCGCCCACTGGCGCACCGCGGAGTCGACCGGCAGCGAGTCCGCGGGGAACCAGGTGTCGAACACCGCGCCGAAGAGGCTCTGCAGCGAATCCCCCCCGGCGGGCGACGAAGCCGCCCCGGGCGGCGGCGCCGGCAGCGCGGCCAGCGAGAGGGCCAGCGCGACCCCGCTCCAGGCGGCGAGCGGCCCGGTCACGCCTACTCCAGCTCCTGCTCGCGCCAGGCGCCGCCCGCGTCTTCACCGAGCAGCGACAGGACCTTGTCGGTGAACGCGCCGACCAGCCCGTCCAGCGATTGGGGATTCCGATACCAGGGGGGCGAGCACGGCATGACGATCACGCCTTCGCGCGAGAGCTTGAGGGCGTTCTCGAGCGCAATGGACGAGAGCGGCGTCTCGCGCACGCACAGGATCAGCCGCATCCGCTCCTTGAGCGCCACCGAGGCCGCGCGCGTGACGAGCGTGTCGGCGATGCCGGCCGCGATCTTCGCGAGCGTCGAAACGCTGCACGGGATCACGATCATGGCGTCGTAGCGATTGCTCCCCGACGAGAACGGCGCCGCCAGGTCGGAGTCGGCGAAGGTGCGCTTCACGTGGCCCTCGAGATCGGCGGGTTTCAGGCCGGTCTCGCTGAACAGCACCTGGCGCGCCCAGTCGGACATCACCAGATACTTCTCCCCGGGGCAGCGCTTCACGAAGTCCACGCCGTGAATCGCGCCCGAGGCGCCGGTCATCGCGATCAGGTAGCGGCTCACGCGAAGAAGCCGCCGGCCGCGAGCCGCGCGGCGAGGATCAGCGCCAGCACCACGAAGCCCACCCACACGTTGGTCTTGAAGAAGGCGAGATTCACGTCCTCGGCCCAGCGCTGTTCGAGGTAGAAGAGCACCAGCACCGCGACGAAGAGCGCCGCGCTGATCGCGTTCCAGGGCGAGCGAACGAACGCCGCAGCGCCGAGGACCTGGAGCGTCGCCACGAACAACGCGCCCGCCGCCGCCACATGAAGCGCCCACGACACGCGCAGCGCGGGCTCGCGCCCGAGCCACGCCACCATCGAATGAACGCCGTGGCCGCGATCGAACTCCTCGTCGAGCGTGGCGTAAATGATGTCGAAGCCGCTCACCCAGCACAGCGCGAAGACCGACAGCCACACCGCCGGCTGCCAGTGGTCGAGTGACGGGTGCGCGGCGGCGAAGCCGGCGAGCGGCGCGAGCGCCAGGCCCGCGCCGACGCCCAGGTGGCAGAGCGGCGTCCAGCGCTTGAGGTAGGGATAGATGGTGAACACGGCGAGCGGAATCACCGAAATCTTCAAGTACCACGGTCCGAGTGCGGCACACGCCGACAGGTACGCGGCCGTGCTCACCACCAGCAGCGCCACCGCTTCCACCAGCTTCATGCGCCCGGCCGGCAGCTCGCGAACGCGCGTCCTCGGATTCAGCGCGTCGAGTCGCCGATCGATCAGCCGATTGAGCGCCATCGCCGTGGTGCGCGCCGCGACCGCGGCCACCGCGATCAGCAGCCAGCGCGAGGCGGCCAGCGCCGGCCCCGGGGCGCTGAAGATTCCGGCCAGGATCAGCGGCAGCGAGAACAGCGTGTGCTCGAAGCGCACGAACGAGGCGTAGGTGCGCAATCGCGCGGCGGACGAGAGCGGAGCGGAGGCGGTCGACATGCGTTTCGTGCCGCCCTGGGCTGGGTTTTCGGGGCCGAAGACCCCAGGCGGGCTCCGGAGCGTATGTCGGCAGGGCGCGTCGTGTCGAGGGCGGCGGGTCGCGCGGTCCGCGACCGCGAGCGGGCCGCCGGCGGTCTGGATCGCTACGCCGCGCGGCTCTCGGGATCCTTGCGCTGGCGCTCGAGCCGCGCCTGCACCGCAGCCTCGATGCGCGCCTGATCGCGCGGCGGCAGCGGCATGAACTCGACCTCGATGCGCAGCTCGTCGGAGCCGCTCTCGCCGGCCAGCGCGGTGGTGTAGCGCACGCGGCCAACGCACAGCAGAAGTTCTTCGCGCGGATTGATGTTGAGTTGGACGTTGAGGAAGCTGCCCTCGAGCCGGGAGCGCAGGTGCCGCAGCTCGGAACGCGCGAACGCCAGTTCCACGAAGCCGGCGGTGAACTGGACGAGCCTGCCCGAGAGCGGCGCGACGCGCGTGTCGGCGAGTCCGAGTCGAACCACGCCGCTCTTGAGCTGAATCGACAGGCGCGTCTCGCGGCGGCGCTCGACCGGCGCCGAGGACGCGATCATCGGCTCGAAGCGCGGGTCGGGCCGCGGACGATCGGCGCTCGCGGGCGGCGGTGCGGCCGCCTTCGGAGCGGGCTCCGAGGGCCAGGCCTTTGCGGGCGCGGGCGCCGGCAAGGGCATGATCGGCGGCGGTGGTGAAGCGGCGGGCGCGGCAGGTGCGGATGCCACCGGGCTCGCCTTCTCATTCGGCCGCGCTCCCCTGGCTGGAGCAGTCTCGGATGCCACCTCGTCCGCCCACGGAAACAGTCCGAGCAACTCACCCCCCAACACCAGATGTTCGCCAGGGAGCTCGGCCGTCGTGATCAGTGAACCGCGCCGCCCCAGGTCCGGATCCACGAGGATCGCGTCGCCCTGCTCGGCGATGCCTTCGATCAAAGTGACGTTCTCAGCGGTCTGAAGGCTCCAGCGAGTGCGACCGTAGAGTACGAAGCGCAGCGAGCCGCCAGGGTTCTCGATCCTTCGCGGCGCAGGGTCGAGCCCTTCGATCTCGCAGCCTGCCGCCACGCGTGTAAAGCTCGCGGAATCGAGCATCAGCAGATGCGCGGGCGTCGGCTCGGGGCCATCGCGATTCTGCGGGAGCGCCCCCTGGCCGAGCGCCTGGAACCAGCGCTGCAGCACCTCGTAGCGCTTGGCGTGGGAGGCGGCGGCCGGATGCAGCTCGTCGAGGTGCTTCTGCACCGCCAGCGCGCGAAGAAAATCTCCCTGTCCGACCGCGAGCGGGAGCAGCGTCTCGTACTGGAGCAGCGCGAGCGCCGGCTGCCCCGCGGCCTGATGGATCGCGGCGCAAAGCATGCGGGGAACGATCGCATCCTCGTCGGCGTCGAGCACCGGGCGCAGCTCGCGCAGACACTTGTCCCAGTCTCGTTCCCGGTACGGGGGGAGCAAGCGTTCCCAGAACTTATGGACGGGGTGGTGCCGAGACAACGACTCTCCTTGTCGCCGTGCAGACGGAGCGAGCAAACGGCAATGGGCCCTATCTGTGATCGGCCCGTTTCCTGAGCCGCTGGAGAGTCGAATCCCCGACCGACAAGTGAGCGGAGGTCGTCCGCTTCAGCCGACCGGCCCCCGTTTGCGATCAACCTCCGCAGCCGAGTCCTGCCGCTCCTTGCCTGTCGTGGTCGAAGCCTTTCGGCCTCGAGATGCCGACACGGCAAGGCAAGGGCCACGCCCACTCGCCGGCGCGGCCGAGCCCCTGATTTCGCTTTCCGACTTGGAGTTGGGCGGATGCGCCCGACTGCGGCCCGGGGCGTTTCGTGCCCCCGAGTTGTCGCCCTCGTAGCTCGTCCCGTCTACGCGGTGACGGCCGGTTCACCGGCGGCGAAAAATCCAGTTGACGAGATGCACGTATGTGCACTACTGTACACGCGTGCCAGGTTCCTCTCACAGGAACCATCCAGGAAGGAAGCACCGACCATGCTCAACGATCGAGCCCGAGAGATTCTCGCGTTCATCCAGAGATTCAAGGAAGAGCGCGGCTACCCGCCCACGATTCGCGAGATCGGCAAGGCGTTCGGGATCTCTTCCACCAACGGCGTTCGCTACTACCTCAATCTTCTCGAGAGCGCGGGCCACCTGAAGCGCAGCGGCAAGATCTCACGCGGCATCGAGGGTGTGAGCGGGGCCTTCGCCAATCGCGCGCGCGCCGGCATTCCGATTCTCGGCCGCGTCGCGGCCGGCCAGCCGATCCTCGCGGAGCAGAGCTTCGATGGCTCGCTCGACACCGCCGAGCTGTTCGGGGATTCGCGCGGCCTGTTCGCCCTTCGCGTGCGCGGCGACAGCATGATCGACGCCGGCATCCTCGAAGGCGACTACGTGGTCGTGCTCCAGCAGGATCGCGCGAATGCCGGCGACATCGTGGTCGGCCTGGTGGGCGACGAAGCCACCGTGAAGTACTTCCAGCCGAAGCGCGGCCACATCGAGCTGGTCGCCGCCAACCCGAAGTACGAACCCATCGTGGTCGACGCCGAGAGCGAGTTTCGGATTCTGGGCATCGTCCGAGGAGTGATCCGCACCGTCGGCAAGTAGCAAACATCGAAAACGTCGTGGCACTCAACGACCGGGAGCGATGTGCTCCCGTTTTTGAGAACCATCAGCTGCACATCCGTACAACGATCCCCGCAGGAGGCGAAAGTCATGGAACGCGAGCTGGCTCCCGAGATCGAACAGGCGTTGAGGGGAAGATGGGAGCCGGTGTACCGCAGTCAGCTCCACTATCTGGTGACCTGGAGCACTCGCGGTCGCCGGCCGGTGCTGCGCGAACGACACGTGCAGGCGCTGCAGCAGTGCATCCGGCAGAGTGCGGGCGAGCGCGATCTCGCGCTGCTCGACGTCGTGGCGGGATCCGATCACGTGCACGTGCTGTTCGGATTGCGCCCCTCGCAGAGCGTGGCGAGCGCGGTGCGCGAGCTGAAGGGTCGCGCGGGACTCGAGCTACTGACCCAGTATCCCGAGCTGCGGGTCTGGCTGCGGGGCAATCTGGTCTGGGACGAGCGCTACGCGGTCGAGACGGTGAGTCCCGCACGGCTCGAGGCGGTGCGCTCGCGACTGCACACTCTCCACGGGCATCCCGGAGAGGAGCTCGCGAAGGCGAGCTGAGTCGCGAGGGTCGTCGTCAGACGGAACGCTGTTCGAACTCGGCCCGCATCTCGCGAGGAGCCAGCACCGCGGCCGTGAGCACGAGGGCTGCGCCCAGCCATTGAAGTGGGCGCAGTCCCTCGTTGAGCACTAGCGCCGCCGAGGCTGACGCGATCACCGGCTCGAGCGTGGCGACGATCCCCGCCTCCGTGGGACGCATGCGGCTCAATCCGGCGTAGAAGAGCCGGAAGGGCACGAGCGTCGAGAAGATCCCCATCGCGAGGAACAGCGCCCAGGTGCGCGCGCCGTAACCGGCCTGCAGAATACGGATCGGCGGCGTCACGAACGCCCAGGTGAGTCCCGCGATCAGAAACGTGTAGAAGAGCACGGTTTCCGGCGCATAGCGTTCGAGCCCGCGTTTCGAATAGACGATGTAGAACGCGAACCACACCGCCGAGCTGAATCCGATTGCCCACTGCCAGGGTTGCGCGTGAATCCCGGATGAGAGCGCCTGGCCGACCAGCAGCGCAGTGCCGATCAGGGCACCACCGACCGCGAGCAGAGTCGTGGCGTGCACGTGCCGCCCGCTCGCCACCTCGTAGAGCACGATCAGACTCGGCGCCACGTACTGGAGCAGGATCGAGAGCCCGACGCCGAGCACCGAGATCGAGTAGTAGTAGCTGCCCTGGACCGTGGCGACACCGATCAGCCCGAGAATCAGGAAATAGCCCCAGTCCTCGCGCTTCACGCGCAGGCTGCGCGGGCTCGCGATCGCGAGCCACGGCCCGAGAATCGCGCACGCGATCAGCAGTCGCAGCTCAACCACGGTGAGCGCGGGCACCTTGAGGTCGCGGAACATCATGCGGGCCAGGGTGGCGCTCGTTCCCCAGAAGAACGTCGCGCCCGCCAGCATCCAGCGCCCGCTGGACTTGGAGCGCACTTCGTTCGGCGCGGCTGCCCGACCGCTCTCCATTGCGGGGCCTGGCTGCTCTGCTCCGCCGGTCACGGCAGGCGCGGCTGCCCGACCGCTCTCGATCGCGGGGCCTGGCTGCTCCGCTCCACCGGTCACAGCAGGCGCTGGCGTTTGAGCGAGTAGCGCTGCTCCCGGCCGGCGCGCGACAGCACCAGCGTCACCGTGCTGCCCGGCGGCCCCTCGAGCTTTCGCGAGGCACCGACCACGTCGAGGGTCGCGGCCTGGGTGGCATCGATCGAGACCAGGATGTCGCCGGCGCGAATCCCGGCGCTGGCGGCCGGTGAGCCCTCTGCCACCGCGACCACGCGGAGCGATCCATCGCGGCGTTCGATCTGGATCCCGACGTGGCTGTATTCGTAGGGCCGCTGGTCCTGCGGCACATTCACGGGATCGAACCATACGATCCTATGTGGATAGTCGATCGTCACCCGGAAGCGTCGAAGGAATGAATAGCCGAGCAGGCCGTCGACGCGGTGGTGCGTCGCCTGCTCGAGCGCGGGCCGGAGCTCTCCTTCCAGGACTACGACATCCACGCTGTCGGCCGGGGCGATGCCGCCGCTGCCGATCACCTCGAGGCGGGGAACTCGGGTCATCAACGCTTCCTCTGCGCCGTAGAGCGTCGGCGCCGAAAGCCCCTTGAGACGCTTCCAGGCCTTCATGGTGGCTGCCTGGTCCGCGAGCGAGCTGGCGAAGATCACGCTCTTGGTCGCGCCGGTGTCGAGGATGAGCGAGAGTTCGGGGCTCGCAACCGGCTCACTGGGCACCGGCGCGCTCGGACTCGGCGTGCGAGCGGGCTGTGCGAGCCGCGCCCGTACGAGAATCTTGCCGTCGCCGGCCAGCTCGAAGGGCGCCGCGACCGCGCCGTCACTGATTAGGCCCCCGAGCGCCTCGCGCGACCGCGTTTGAGCCAACGC
The DNA window shown above is from Candidatus Sulfotelmatobacter sp. and carries:
- the tnpA gene encoding IS200/IS605 family transposase — translated: MERELAPEIEQALRGRWEPVYRSQLHYLVTWSTRGRRPVLRERHVQALQQCIRQSAGERDLALLDVVAGSDHVHVLFGLRPSQSVASAVRELKGRAGLELLTQYPELRVWLRGNLVWDERYAVETVSPARLEAVRSRLHTLHGHPGEELAKAS
- the lexA gene encoding transcriptional repressor LexA, with the protein product MLNDRAREILAFIQRFKEERGYPPTIREIGKAFGISSTNGVRYYLNLLESAGHLKRSGKISRGIEGVSGAFANRARAGIPILGRVAAGQPILAEQSFDGSLDTAELFGDSRGLFALRVRGDSMIDAGILEGDYVVVLQQDRANAGDIVVGLVGDEATVKYFQPKRGHIELVAANPKYEPIVVDAESEFRILGIVRGVIRTVGK
- a CDS encoding GMC oxidoreductase, which gives rise to MTGPLAAWSGVALALSLAALPAPPPGAASSPAGGDSLQSLFGAVFDTWFPADSLPVDSAVRQWAPVLRDATWMRVRRSSDLLGDLALVRERTSRAARDPRSAAPAFERRSLGDRESALVALLRDDRNEVRRAGMRLRNTCLTGVYASQVGRAIAGLDSVSADRPGAGESGAPPGASAPEPPHFPPSWLTHDARMHALVAREGRIDDVIVGSGPSGSVLAHELQRAGHQVVLLEQGSFVIPGAMDTRALPALLESQGRRPSESGSVLFNNAEAVGGGTTVNIDLVYSPDHESVRHQIESWRAAGRIAPHQFESDSLIAADNWVKMRLLTRAPSAAEINRNNRVLWEGATREGLHPALYELNTYPPGAWPTPGSDKRSSVSGLLLEAIESRTAPLALVPDAHVTRVLTEHAGAERVARGVEFVARAPWNSPAVIADPLHLGLTAGETLRVAADRVILCAGTLGSAAILLRSNLDDPDIGRGIVAHPSVPVIGRFAETVDAERGTPATVHVDDFAVTRGFMFEAMSAPPAYAALMTAGSGRLIFDVVSHYRNLAGFGAMLIDTSSPDNRITLDPRGEPVIHYDLTARDRARLGFAVEEAARVMFRAGALEVFIPSYEPAGGLSNEQGDGCVLTDSSQVRGLGERLRFVPNCTVVTSSHLQSSDKMGSKREGSVVDTHHRVWGVRGLYVADTSVFPSSIGANPMQCAYVFAKLFADELLRTP
- a CDS encoding EamA family transporter; the protein is MRSKSSGRWMLAGATFFWGTSATLARMMFRDLKVPALTVVELRLLIACAILGPWLAIASPRSLRVKREDWGYFLILGLIGVATVQGSYYYSISVLGVGLSILLQYVAPSLIVLYEVASGRHVHATTLLAVGGALIGTALLVGQALSSGIHAQPWQWAIGFSSAVWFAFYIVYSKRGLERYAPETVLFYTFLIAGLTWAFVTPPIRILQAGYGARTWALFLAMGIFSTLVPFRLFYAGLSRMRPTEAGIVATLEPVIASASAALVLNEGLRPLQWLGAALVLTAAVLAPREMRAEFEQRSV
- a CDS encoding 4-hydroxybenzoate octaprenyltransferase — its product is MSTASAPLSSAARLRTYASFVRFEHTLFSLPLILAGIFSAPGPALAASRWLLIAVAAVAARTTAMALNRLIDRRLDALNPRTRVRELPAGRMKLVEAVALLVVSTAAYLSACAALGPWYLKISVIPLAVFTIYPYLKRWTPLCHLGVGAGLALAPLAGFAAAHPSLDHWQPAVWLSVFALCWVSGFDIIYATLDEEFDRGHGVHSMVAWLGREPALRVSWALHVAAAGALFVATLQVLGAAAFVRSPWNAISAALFVAVLVLFYLEQRWAEDVNLAFFKTNVWVGFVVLALILAARLAAGGFFA
- a CDS encoding PDZ domain-containing protein — encoded protein: MTTIHMQRDAVVAVLPRGGSGMEMAARMSVTALAQTRSREALGGLISDGAVAAPFELAGDGKILVRARLAQPARTPSPSAPVPSEPVASPELSLILDTGATKSVIFASSLADQAATMKAWKRLKGLSAPTLYGAEEALMTRVPRLEVIGSGGIAPADSVDVVVLEGELRPALEQATHHRVDGLLGYSFLRRFRVTIDYPHRIVWFDPVNVPQDQRPYEYSHVGIQIERRDGSLRVVAVAEGSPAASAGIRAGDILVSIDATQAATLDVVGASRKLEGPPGSTVTLVLSRAGREQRYSLKRQRLL
- a CDS encoding UbiD family decarboxylase, coding for MSGYRTLSDFLAELSRRHDLKRVTREVDWNGEVTEIAAREARAEGPALLFEKVRGSKLPLAVNVLAASRRIEWALGRSPRSIGAELEALLHALPPREMGDLWKLRGSAARILAARPERLDGWRAWVSEPPPSQVRSLGPDLDALPVLQLWPRDGGRFVTFPLVFTRHPESDARNLGIYRMQVFDHKTTGMHWQIGKGGGLHYAAAERLGRGLDVAVAVGADPATLLAAVAPLPEGIDELAFAGFLRGRPTRLARAITVDAWVPADAEFVIEGQVPFGERRLEGPFGDHFGHYSHAAPFPVFHVREITSRKSPVFQASVVGRPPQEDKWMGEAVQEMFTGVLRVVHPEIVDLWAYFEAGFHNLLVVSVENRFAREAKKTALGLLGTGQLSLTKCVVLVDGGVNPSDRRAVFEALAHNFDASEDFLLLPGVPLDTLDFTSYTMNLGSKMVLDAQSHSRRVGSAGVAPGDEPSRGAPRAPVGELADPRRFDDRVAAWRLAWGGVLVVQVRGQVGGDQAGWEVTSAVAPGTTAGREVVERLVRRAEYSQLPLIVAVSADFALDDDAELLWGWFTRFDCARDLVAAGMETRGAWSAPRGPLGIDATWKPGYPEPLPSLAGVAPATHPALVSEPRS
- a CDS encoding UbiX family flavin prenyltransferase, with product MSRYLIAMTGASGAIHGVDFVKRCPGEKYLVMSDWARQVLFSETGLKPADLEGHVKRTFADSDLAAPFSSGSNRYDAMIVIPCSVSTLAKIAAGIADTLVTRAASVALKERMRLILCVRETPLSSIALENALKLSREGVIVMPCSPPWYRNPQSLDGLVGAFTDKVLSLLGEDAGGAWREQELE